The Kluyveromyces lactis strain NRRL Y-1140 chromosome B complete sequence genome contains a region encoding:
- the ART5 gene encoding Art5p (similar to uniprot|P53244 Saccharomyces cerevisiae YGR068C) has translation MFAGLHKTNHNNINSSSGIGGVSKKTPIIFDIRIASKYGNVKFMSGSALDAEPTVLRGDTVFSLPEALHVKRITLRLVGKFKLEFLQVGQHKNNNLASIVKEDQTIFEAFWHNLLVDKEGVVLKGSDASGAGTGSSSSGSGNSSSSSSLSSKPILSRVRSVPIMNNPAKMKLSKTSSPTVLKLPSNGVSGTPYNGTNAPTGASFMLPPGNYELPFQIVFPDDMPETVEGLQSGSVLYTMESCIERHGFNKANFTKYEYLRIFRTLKPDNLAIQEEVTVGKSWPDKLQYEISIPSKAIPIGGATPLTVKLYPFQKGYKLKKIVVSLLQYYAFKDSAGEVYDDENVIQKQMLARFDDLPGCDPTQDNLLIDQIKLNSVLQFPDDLKRATQDCDVGADLIKVRHKLQVHITLKRNVIHKDKPDDPPYEQSTEIKVNLPIKLYLMEHVPIQGRMVLLDHFGKIHFRPGQFCPLFEQSDESNGGTSPAEPADITGMNSSTNDNNANVNTTVPGAHGNRGGVTRLEDGSFSVQYFPETDNQAPPSYEAYQRESTPVQMTRSLPTTPPQQLDDILSRDQPPSSSYFDGPPPSWRLQAPQPNNNSVALNALLNTSGDAGNLQRQSRNSSSNRLAALAAAAAGVAGNTASGNGTNSGSSAAGALGVSSNASSNAASMTDLLSHLQRLPSYEESRVRYENVSREPTPLYIPSQQ, from the coding sequence ATGTTTGCTGGGCTCCACAAGACCAACCataacaacatcaacagtTCCAGTGGGATTGGTGGTGTTTCTAAGAAGACTCCCATTATATTTGACATTCGAATTGCCTCCAAATATGGGAATGTTAAATTTATGTCAGGGTCTGCGTTAGATGCTGAGCCCACTGTTCTACGTGGTGATACAGTGTTTTCTTTGCCTGAAGCTTTACATGTGAAGAGAATTACTTTACGTCTTGTTGGTAAGTTTAAGCTTGAGTTTTTACAAGTGGGTCAGCATAAGAATAATAATTTGGCTAGTATAGTCAAAGAGGACCAAACCATCTTTGAAGCTTTCTGGCATAACTTGTTGGTTGACAAAGAGGGTGTAGTATTGAAGGGCTCCGATGCTTCCGGTGCTGGTACTGGGAGTAGTAGTTCTGGTTCTGGAAATAGTAgttcctcttcttccttatcttcaaaaccaatTCTTTCTAGGGTTCGATCTGTACCCATAATGAACAATCCAgcaaaaatgaaattgagCAAGACAAGCTCTCCGACGGTACTTAAATTACCTAGTAACGGAGTTAGTGGTACACCTTATAATGGAACGAATGCGCCAACTGGAGCCAGTTTCATGTTACCGCCCGGAAATTATGAGTTACCATTCCAAATTGTCTTCCCGGATGATATGCCAGAAACCGTAGAAGGTTTACAAAGCGGATCTGTATTATACACAATGGAATCTTGCATTGAGAGACATGGGTTCAATAAGGCAAATTTTACCAAATACGAATACTTGAGAATTTTTAGAACGTTGAAGCCTGATAATCTCGCcattcaagaagaagtcacCGTAGGTAAAAGTTGGCCTGATAAACTACAATACGAAATCTCTATCCCAAGCAAAGCTATCCCTATCGGTGGTGCTACTCCGCTTACAGTAAAACTTTACCCGTTCCAAAAAGGATacaagttgaagaaaattgtgGTATCGTTGCTTCAATACTATGCATTCAAAGACAGTGCGGGAGAAGTTTACGACGATGAAAACGTGATACAAAAGCAAATGTTGGCCAGGTTCGATGACCTTCCCGGATGTGATCCAACTCAGGATAATCTTTTGATAGATCAGATTAAACTCAATTCAGTGCTTCAATTCCCGGATGATTTGAAGCGAGCCACCCAGGACTGTGATGTTGGTGCCGATTTGATCAAAGTACGTCACAAATTACAAGTTCATATCACTTTGAAAAGGAACGTTATTCATAAAGACAAACCAGATGATCCGCCGTACGAACAGTCTACAGAAATTAAAGTGAACCTACCGATTAAATTGTATTTGATGGAACATGTTCCGATCCAAGGAAGAATGGTATTATTAGATCATTTCGGTAAGATCCACTTCAGGCCGGGCCAATTTTGTCCATTGTTCGAACAATCAGATGAATCCAACGGTGGAACTTCTCCTGCAGAACCAGCTGATATCACCGGGATGAATAGCAGTACAAATGATAACAATGCCAATGTTAACACTACGGTACCCGGCGCGCACGGCAACCGTGGAGGTGTCACAAGACTAGAGGACGGGTCCTTTTCTGTACAGTATTTCCCAGAAACAGATAACCAAGCTCCTCCGAGCTATGAAGCGTATCAGAGAGAATCTACTCCAGTACAAATGACAAGATCCTTACCCACCACACCCCCACAACAACTAGATGATATTCTGTCCAGGGACCAACcaccatcttcttcatacTTTGATGGCCCACCGCCATCTTGGAGATTGCAAGCACCTCAGCCGAACAATAATTCAGTGGCATTAAATGCCTTACTAAATACATCGGGAGATGCTGGAAATTTACAACGACAAAGTCGTAATTCATCATCCAATAGACTTGCTGCACTAGCTGCTGCGGCTGCCGGTGTTGCTGGCAATACTGCAAGTGGCAATGGTACCAACAGCGGTTCCTCAGCTGCTGGCGCCCTAGGCGTCAGCAGCAATGCCTCAAGTAACGCAGCCTCAATGACAGATCTCCTAAGTCACCTCCAGAGGTTACCCTCATACGAAGAGTCTAGAGTCCGTTACGAAAATGTATCACGTGAACCTACCCCACTATACATTCCATCACAACAATAA